ATTATCTTTGTGTAAATGAGTGCTCATGGAGAACAGTTAAATCTAAAGCATGCATTTTGTCTACAGAGTGCTGGGGAAAGGAATGCCAGTCATTATAAAGTCACAAATGAACACACTCTTGTGCACAGCAGCCTAATATTTGCAGATCTCCTAAAGAAAacgtatgtgtttgtttatgaaattaatagcaaacaaaatataaacagcCAAATGGATTGGATTTCTGGATAAGGAGTTGGCTTGAaacaagaattaaaaaaaaaatcctgagaCATGTAAAGGTCCTAGCTATTattgtacattaaaaatatgaattactaAATTAAATGAGTACAGTCgcaaatacaaaacacacaatgcTGGTGGTGGGTGATATTGTGTTGATATGTCTGAACTCTGAGGCTAACCTTCAGTGGATGAATACTGGCACGTGTTAGAGAACATGGGGTAGGAGGAGCAGTGCAGTTGCAGAGGCTTGTGGGAAAAGCTGGAGGAGCCGTAGACCTTGTTTTGCGACCGCGGGCCTTCCTCTTGGAAGGAGTTGTCCACACCGGGGACATTCGCGGTGTCCTGCGGATGCCTCGGCTCGCCacaccgccccctgctggccaccgTGAGCCGTGCCGCTTGCAGGCGGCAGTCCGTGTTGGCGTTCCCGGTCCTAAAGTCGTCGCCGTGACGCGAGCCCCCCAGGACGGCGTCGGGGGCGGCGGTGCGTGCCAGCGACCAGATCCGGGGTTTTTCGGACACCTCGAAGTGCGACAGGGCCAGCGTGCCTGTCGCGATGGCCGTTGGAGGTTTTGTTGCCGCGGGCTCCAAGAGGTCCGACGCCAGTGCCTCCGCACTCTTGTTATTGCAGGCGAAAGCGTGGAAGCTGTTGAGAGGGGGGGCGAGCCTGCCGTTGCAGTCTGCCTTCTGAAGCTCCCCAGCCATGGACCGGTGAGGGGCCAGCTCTCCATGAGAGACCTTGTCACTGTCGCTGTCCAGTTTGTCACAGTCGTCATCCTCCATGTCCTCCAAGTCACTCAGCTGAAGTTCCTTTCCCTCCTTACAGTCTTTGGGATCTGCCAGAAATCGAAGAACaggaccaggttaaaacctagtatatggctggacctaacacacgtgatctggccgcccaatggtgtaacttcatcactcactcactcactcactcagtcacagacattcgcgtttgtagggctggccctgctgttgtggtccagccaaaaaaggaCATAtatcggggtggggggtggggtggtggggggggggggagagagatatgGAATAATGTTACTGAATATTGAAATATGGACAActgtaaaatttgttttacCTTTGTTGTCTTGGTTGCTCTTCTCAATGTCATCCTTTGTTTCATCTCCTGCTTTGTTCTTGGGGGACCATGTCATCTTGTTCTCCTTCTTTAGCCTTCTCCTGGCATTGGCGAACCAGGTGGACACTTGTGTGAGGGTCATTTTGGTGATGATGGCCAGCATGATCTTCTCTCCTTTGGTGGGGTACGGGTTCTTCCGGTGCTCGTATAGCCACGTCTTAAGAGTGCTGGTAGTCTCTCTTGTGGCATTTTTTCTCCTGGCTGAGTTATTGAAATCCATAGTGCCATACCTGAATTATAGAATGCAATGCCTATGAGGGCAAATTCaacaatgtacattttttccCACATCAGCGCATCTTAAAATGTATACTGTATTCCTTTCACTGATCAGTCTCAACACATCTCTACAGTGCAGATAATACCTTCTGTTATTttgcaaacaggaaatgacatcacggACACTCAGCTACATGACGCTACATTTTTCTGGCATGCGTGATTGTCCACATTGTACGTTTTATTAGCTGTCTGTCTCCAGTAGCTATACGCTCCTCTTTCAGCAGTGAGTAGGTAGCGGGATGCATACCTGTCGTATTGATACTGCCCAAGGGAGTGTTCGTAGGGGTAATATGCAGCAGATTGAGTGATTCCAGAGTGTAAACTGCCAGCGCCATCCTTGATGTCATACTGTGGGTTCTAAAACAATAATGCCATCAGTTAGGGTGGACTGGAGAACAAGGGGAGTGGAAAAACGTGAATTCAGTAGTCTTAAGCCTTTGAAGTTACAGACAGTAAATTAAAGTGAtgatatagttttttttccaaaccaacAGTTTCACATTTGCTGCATTTaaacattgtatttttatgGAACTTCTCGGAAAGCCCTGTTGCCATTGATGTTTGGATCTcaatagctttttttcttttttcttatcaTGTACATATTTTGTACCCCTGGTCAATGAAAATTCCATTATAATTTACGTTCTCCGTTCTTCCTTTTGCCACGTATATTGTAGGCTACTTCTTAATTTATTAATAGGCAATAACGATGACTACAGTGGAGTTTGAATTGTTATCTATTGCCTGATAAGTTAATAAAACCCGTCTCACGGAAGGTCATTAATAAGAGTCTAATTTAAAGTATAATTCTGCCCATGCCCTGTATAAACTACAAACCTGTTCAAATACAATGGTACGAATCGATAAACACCAAGCTAGCAGCGATCGATCGATTGAGTGCTTGTTTTATCAGATTAAATCGCGCACTTACCAGTGTGGAGTAGAGAGCGGAGGGGTCGGTGCTGTACGGGAAGTAGTTGGCGTAGTTCTGGCTGGCGGCGGCCGCGGCTGCGTAGGGCGAACCGTACATGCCGAGAGCCGCATTAAGCTCCGTCCTTGTGCTCGCAAAGAGACGGTTCTCATAAGGAGGGCAGCAAAATGCGGCTGCAGTTTGGGAACCGCTGGAAGCGTCAGACACCGACCTGGAAATCGAATCGCAGCAAGTCGTACTGGGGTTTGCCGACACGAAAAACTGGATGAAGAGAATTTTGGATAGACAGGTTATTCGCACATATTGTTCTCGTAAATTGttataaaaaaagattagaAACAGGACATGAAGGTAAGTTGCAGGACAGATGAGCGTGTGTGTTAAAGGATGTGTGTAGGCATATTAGTAACTTATTTATAAATACGGAAAAATTTGCCTAAACGTCCAAGTAACTCACAAGTAAAATACAGAATACCATTTCTAtttgtaacaaaaaataatgtggAATAAACCAAAGTGAACGAAAACTGTTTAttcgttttattttaaatgtgacgatttgcatttttctgattatgttgatattttaatatgctCAGTATagactgaaaacagaaaagcgTGGATTTGAACTTGACGGGAAAGTTTTCTGACAAAGGCTATATGGAGTTCGGCAAACTACTATTCTCAAAGGAA
Above is a genomic segment from Anguilla rostrata isolate EN2019 chromosome 16, ASM1855537v3, whole genome shotgun sequence containing:
- the irx6a gene encoding Iroquois homeobox protein 6a isoform X1, whose product is MITKEAVMSFSQFGYPYNATSQFFVSANPSTTCCDSISRSVSDASSGSQTAAAFCCPPYENRLFASTRTELNAALGMYGSPYAAAAAASQNYANYFPYSTDPSALYSTLNPQYDIKDGAGSLHSGITQSAAYYPYEHSLGQYQYDRYGTMDFNNSARRKNATRETTSTLKTWLYEHRKNPYPTKGEKIMLAIITKMTLTQVSTWFANARRRLKKENKMTWSPKNKAGDETKDDIEKSNQDNKDPKDCKEGKELQLSDLEDMEDDDCDKLDSDSDKVSHGELAPHRSMAGELQKADCNGRLAPPLNSFHAFACNNKSAEALASDLLEPAATKPPTAIATGTLALSHFEVSEKPRIWSLARTAAPDAVLGGSRHGDDFRTGNANTDCRLQAARLTVASRGRCGEPRHPQDTANVPGVDNSFQEEGPRSQNKVYGSSSFSHKPLQLHCSSYPMFSNTCQYSSTEGFSNGRKPEPGRPALSDTCLTQQEDKVTTFRPAMER
- the irx6a gene encoding Iroquois homeobox protein 6a isoform X2, which codes for MYGSPYAAAAAASQNYANYFPYSTDPSALYSTLNPQYDIKDGAGSLHSGITQSAAYYPYEHSLGQYQYDRYGTMDFNNSARRKNATRETTSTLKTWLYEHRKNPYPTKGEKIMLAIITKMTLTQVSTWFANARRRLKKENKMTWSPKNKAGDETKDDIEKSNQDNKDPKDCKEGKELQLSDLEDMEDDDCDKLDSDSDKVSHGELAPHRSMAGELQKADCNGRLAPPLNSFHAFACNNKSAEALASDLLEPAATKPPTAIATGTLALSHFEVSEKPRIWSLARTAAPDAVLGGSRHGDDFRTGNANTDCRLQAARLTVASRGRCGEPRHPQDTANVPGVDNSFQEEGPRSQNKVYGSSSFSHKPLQLHCSSYPMFSNTCQYSSTEGFSNGRKPEPGRPALSDTCLTQQEDKVTTFRPAMER